Proteins encoded together in one Anaerotignum faecicola window:
- the priA gene encoding primosomal protein N' has translation MLKTANADIDRVFDYEIPLELISSMEVGVRVSVPFGPKNTRTEGYVVGFSDSPGVDENKIKMVIGVLDRYPVFSEETIRLSRWMKKKYYTTLTQCLQTVMPAGVGIRNEVRLIGFNVPKEELENEKSRLKLMESRIGQLFVIEFIEKFGPSEASEIKRRLKISDSPIKTLIKRGILKEEIKQKRRPVFNSVKTEQKKIELTKEQNFALEAVNAPSDKPVLIHGVTGSGKTEIYLKAIENVISKGKEAIVLVPEISLTPQLSQRFFERFGNAAAINHSRMSPGERIEVWQKAKNKEISIVIGPRSAVFAPFENIGIIIIDEEHEGSYISENTPKYDAREVAEYRCRNGGKVVYGTATPSIKTYTRALNGEIDLVKLKNRPFNREMPVTEIVDMRQELAFGNRSIFSRRLYDEIKYNLERNMQTILFINRRGYSTFISCRKCGHVMMCKRCNVSYTYHSHDNILRCHYCGQTASVPEICPECGSKYIKYFGTGTQKVEEEVKRFFPSAVVLRMDMDTTSKKNSHRDILSEFGKGNADILIGTQMIAKGHDFPKVTLVGVIAADISLNTGDYRSGETTFQLITQVSGRAGRDMLAGKVVIQTYNPDNYIINLAAKSDYESFYEKEIAIRKTMGYPPFTNLFSALIFGERENEVIDEANRLSYILEKNNGDEKFMILGPSPAVISKINDEYRWRIFIKGNDENDLRDFVVNCVNEHRKGRCRRVTVNISLNPQSIV, from the coding sequence ATATTAAAAACCGCAAACGCCGATATAGACAGGGTTTTTGATTATGAAATCCCATTGGAACTTATCAGCTCCATGGAAGTCGGCGTGAGAGTTTCGGTCCCTTTCGGGCCGAAAAACACCCGCACGGAAGGCTATGTTGTCGGATTTTCCGACAGCCCGGGCGTTGATGAAAATAAAATTAAAATGGTTATCGGCGTGCTTGACAGGTACCCTGTTTTTTCTGAAGAAACTATCCGCCTTTCACGCTGGATGAAAAAGAAGTATTATACAACGCTTACGCAGTGCCTTCAAACGGTTATGCCGGCAGGCGTCGGAATAAGAAACGAAGTTCGCCTTATTGGGTTTAACGTACCAAAAGAGGAGCTTGAAAATGAAAAAAGCAGATTAAAGCTTATGGAAAGCCGTATCGGGCAGCTTTTCGTTATTGAGTTTATAGAAAAATTCGGGCCTTCTGAAGCATCGGAAATAAAAAGGCGGCTGAAAATAAGCGATTCGCCGATTAAAACGCTTATTAAAAGAGGCATTTTGAAGGAAGAAATTAAACAGAAGCGCAGGCCTGTATTTAATTCGGTTAAAACAGAGCAGAAAAAAATCGAATTGACAAAAGAACAGAATTTTGCGCTTGAAGCAGTCAACGCGCCGTCTGATAAGCCTGTTCTTATTCATGGGGTTACGGGGAGCGGAAAGACCGAAATTTATTTAAAAGCCATTGAAAATGTTATTTCTAAAGGCAAAGAAGCCATTGTACTTGTGCCGGAAATATCGTTAACTCCGCAGCTTTCACAAAGGTTTTTTGAACGTTTCGGAAACGCCGCGGCAATAAATCACAGCAGAATGAGCCCGGGTGAAAGGATTGAAGTTTGGCAGAAGGCTAAAAACAAGGAAATATCAATAGTAATAGGTCCGAGGAGCGCTGTATTTGCTCCATTTGAAAATATCGGCATTATTATTATAGACGAGGAACATGAAGGAAGCTATATTTCAGAAAATACTCCTAAGTATGACGCAAGGGAGGTTGCCGAATACAGGTGCAGAAACGGCGGAAAAGTTGTTTACGGTACGGCAACTCCTTCAATTAAGACATATACTCGGGCGTTAAACGGTGAAATCGATCTTGTTAAGCTTAAAAACAGGCCGTTTAACAGGGAAATGCCTGTAACTGAAATTGTCGATATGCGTCAGGAGCTTGCCTTTGGCAACAGGAGCATTTTCAGCCGCAGGCTTTATGATGAGATTAAGTATAACCTTGAAAGGAACATGCAGACTATACTGTTTATAAACAGGCGCGGGTATTCGACATTTATTTCATGCCGGAAATGCGGACATGTTATGATGTGCAAAAGGTGCAATGTTTCATACACCTATCATTCGCATGACAATATACTCAGATGCCATTATTGCGGGCAAACGGCTTCCGTACCCGAAATATGCCCTGAATGTGGTTCTAAATATATAAAATATTTCGGAACGGGGACGCAGAAAGTTGAAGAAGAGGTTAAAAGGTTTTTTCCGTCGGCCGTGGTTCTTAGGATGGATATGGATACAACTTCCAAAAAGAACAGCCACCGTGATATATTAAGCGAGTTCGGAAAAGGAAACGCGGACATACTTATAGGCACTCAAATGATTGCCAAAGGCCATGATTTTCCGAAAGTTACCCTTGTAGGAGTTATAGCGGCCGATATATCGCTTAACACAGGCGACTACAGAAGCGGCGAAACAACTTTCCAGCTGATAACCCAAGTATCCGGACGGGCCGGACGGGATATGCTAGCGGGGAAAGTAGTTATACAAACGTATAATCCCGACAATTATATAATTAACCTTGCGGCTAAAAGCGATTATGAGAGTTTTTATGAAAAAGAAATTGCAATAAGGAAAACCATGGGGTATCCGCCTTTTACTAATCTGTTTTCAGCCCTTATATTCGGCGAAAGGGAAAATGAAGTTATAGACGAGGCTAACCGCCTTTCGTATATATTGGAAAAAAATAACGGCGATGAAAAGTTCATGATACTTGGGCCGTCGCCGGCAGTTATTTCAAAAATTAACGACGAATACAGATGGCGTATTTTTATTAAAGGAAATGATGAAAACGACCTTAGGGATTTTGTAGTTAATTGTGTCAACGAACACAGAAAAGGCAGGTGCAGAAGGGTTACGGTTAATATTTCGCTTAACCCGCAAAGTATTGTATAA
- the rpoZ gene encoding DNA-directed RNA polymerase subunit omega — MLRPSYTDLLEEINKGAEGEDVIGSRYTIVIAAAKRARQLVDNAEPLTKNLKVDKPVSIAVNELYEGQIAIVPRREPEKTDEPVQTVEETFDVDYNALEQ; from the coding sequence ATGTTAAGGCCATCATATACGGACTTGCTTGAGGAGATCAATAAAGGGGCGGAAGGCGAAGACGTCATCGGCAGCAGATATACAATTGTAATTGCAGCGGCCAAAAGGGCTAGGCAGTTGGTGGACAACGCCGAGCCTCTGACAAAAAATTTGAAAGTGGATAAGCCTGTTTCTATTGCGGTTAACGAACTTTATGAAGGCCAAATTGCCATTGTGCCGCGCCGAGAACCTGAAAAAACCGACGAACCTGTACAAACTGTAGAAGAAACATTTGACGTTGATTATAATGCTTTAGAACAATAA
- the gmk gene encoding guanylate kinase yields the protein MDEKGILLIISGPSGAGKGTVVENLIKNGEYSLSISATTRKPRPYEQDGIHYFFKDKDDFDKMIEGGELLEYACFCGNYYGTPKEYVKEQIDKGVNIILEIEVQGALQVKELYPEAVLIFLAPPSIGELEKRLVGRGTEDIRVVQKRIERAVEEMEYVCRYDYIVINDFVESAAKKIIDITSAEKARVFRNLEFYKTFKGEI from the coding sequence ATGGATGAAAAAGGTATTTTACTTATAATATCAGGCCCGTCCGGGGCAGGAAAGGGAACGGTTGTCGAAAATCTTATTAAAAACGGCGAATATTCATTGTCGATTTCGGCAACAACTAGAAAGCCAAGGCCCTATGAACAGGACGGCATACATTACTTTTTTAAAGACAAAGATGATTTTGATAAAATGATTGAAGGCGGGGAGCTGTTGGAGTATGCTTGTTTCTGCGGCAATTATTACGGCACCCCTAAAGAATATGTTAAAGAACAGATCGACAAAGGAGTTAACATAATACTTGAAATAGAAGTCCAAGGAGCCCTTCAGGTTAAAGAGCTGTATCCGGAAGCGGTTTTGATATTTTTGGCTCCGCCTTCTATAGGAGAGCTTGAAAAACGTCTTGTCGGAAGAGGCACGGAAGATATAAGAGTTGTTCAAAAAAGGATTGAACGTGCCGTTGAAGAAATGGAATACGTTTGCAGGTATGATTATATTGTAATTAATGATTTTGTAGAAAGCGCGGCTAAAAAAATTATAGATATTACATCCGCTGAAAAGGCGCGCGTTTTCAGGAATTTAGAATTTTATAAAACTTTTAAAGGAGAGATTTAA
- a CDS encoding DUF370 domain-containing protein — translation MEGAKFINIGFGSVVNASRVVALVSPESAPIKRLIQDAREKGDLVDATYGRKTRSVLIMDSGHVVLSLITPETVNNRLVSSNESGE, via the coding sequence ATGGAAGGCGCGAAGTTTATAAATATAGGCTTTGGAAGCGTTGTAAACGCGTCGAGGGTGGTTGCCCTTGTAAGCCCTGAGTCGGCGCCTATAAAAAGGCTTATACAGGACGCAAGGGAGAAAGGCGACCTCGTTGACGCTACATACGGCAGAAAAACAAGAAGCGTGCTTATAATGGACAGCGGACATGTTGTTTTAAGCCTTATCACGCCTGAAACTGTAAATAACAGGCTTGTAAGTTCAAATGAAAGCGGAGAGTAA
- a CDS encoding YicC family protein — protein MARSMTGYGKGENEAYSRRFTVEIKSVNHRYNDITVKLPRFMNYLEDKIRKAVSKKILRGKTDVYINFETFSEDDVCIKLNEHLAKAYLEKLDFLESSYGISSRSKLDLVAKFPEVITAEKVEEDGDVIWETLEPALNMALCNFISMRETEGEALKGDILLKAEKIKSITDLIKERSPVVVEEYRQRLTSRLEELFDKAPVDEQRIAAEVVIFADKSCVDEEITRMYSHIEQLKQIFNSNGEESIGRKLDFLVQEMNREANTTSSKSNDITITKAAIELKTEIEKIREQVQNIE, from the coding sequence ATGGCAAGAAGCATGACAGGGTACGGCAAGGGTGAAAACGAGGCTTATTCCCGGAGGTTTACAGTTGAAATAAAATCCGTTAACCACAGATATAACGATATAACAGTTAAATTGCCGAGATTTATGAATTATCTTGAAGATAAAATCAGAAAGGCTGTTTCCAAAAAAATACTGCGCGGAAAAACTGACGTTTATATTAATTTTGAAACCTTTTCCGAGGATGACGTATGTATAAAGCTGAATGAACATCTTGCAAAGGCATATCTTGAAAAACTTGACTTCCTTGAAAGTTCATACGGCATTTCAAGCCGAAGCAAGCTTGACCTTGTGGCAAAATTTCCTGAAGTTATAACCGCCGAAAAAGTGGAAGAGGACGGCGACGTTATTTGGGAAACGCTTGAGCCCGCTTTGAATATGGCTTTGTGTAATTTTATCTCAATGCGCGAAACAGAAGGCGAGGCCCTTAAAGGGGACATACTTCTGAAAGCCGAAAAAATAAAAAGCATTACGGATTTGATAAAAGAAAGAAGTCCTGTTGTTGTTGAAGAATACAGGCAGCGTTTGACGTCGCGGCTTGAGGAGCTTTTTGACAAGGCCCCGGTCGATGAACAGAGAATCGCGGCGGAAGTTGTGATATTTGCCGACAAATCCTGCGTTGACGAAGAAATAACGAGAATGTACAGCCATATAGAGCAGCTTAAACAGATTTTTAATTCAAACGGAGAAGAATCTATAGGGAGGAAACTTGATTTTCTTGTTCAGGAGATGAACCGGGAAGCCAACACAACAAGTTCCAAATCAAATGACATTACAATAACAAAAGCGGCTATTGAGCTTAAAACCGAAATAGAAAAAATCAGGGAGCAAGTGCAGAATATAGAATAG
- a CDS encoding NFACT family protein: MALDGIAVANIIYELKEKLLGGRIDKIYQPQKDELIISVRSIGNNFKLLVSANPSHPRLQITSAQKENPMTPPLFTMVLRKYIAGSKITGIIQPDFERIVIIETEGVNEMGDSVVKKLIIEIMGKHSNIILVDENNKILDSIKRISHDTSSVREVLPGKEYVFPPSQGKKNPLSLNIEEFLNLFNEKSSLRLQNIIYGSYTGISPAIASEICFRAGFDASVHGEDINAEDIHTLFSAFAALIKDVKNNAFRPEIIIETKTNRITDFSPVEMKQYGHMKKEHYNSISELLETFYSERDNAYHIKQKAHDMRRIVVSNIERCIKKREIQEKTLKDNKNMDKWKLKGELLTANIYSVEKGTNTFKTINYYDESMPEIEISIDPTLTPSENAQKYFNKYNKAKRTIAAIKIQQKQNDEELAYLEGILVAIDASTEQADLADIRSELVEAGYIRRKKSDSSKKNAKVKKSSPLHFVSSDGVDIYVGKSNIQNDELTIHFAKSDDIWLHTKNIPGSHVIISLSGRMSVPEQTLLEAANLAAYNSKAKNGSNVPVDYCPRKNVKKPGGAKPGMVIYEQYKTIYITPDEIKAENMKKA; encoded by the coding sequence ATGGCTTTAGACGGAATAGCTGTAGCTAATATAATATACGAACTTAAAGAAAAACTGCTCGGAGGCAGAATAGACAAAATTTACCAGCCTCAAAAAGACGAGCTTATAATTTCGGTAAGGAGCATAGGAAATAACTTTAAACTTCTCGTTTCCGCAAATCCGAGCCACCCAAGGCTTCAAATCACATCCGCCCAAAAGGAAAACCCCATGACGCCGCCGCTTTTTACCATGGTGCTCAGGAAATATATTGCCGGCAGTAAAATAACCGGCATAATACAGCCTGATTTTGAAAGGATTGTTATAATCGAAACCGAAGGCGTAAATGAAATGGGCGACAGCGTTGTAAAAAAGCTTATTATTGAAATAATGGGCAAACATTCAAATATAATCTTAGTTGATGAAAACAATAAAATTCTTGATTCAATAAAACGCATAAGCCATGATACAAGCTCCGTACGCGAGGTTCTGCCCGGAAAGGAATATGTTTTTCCTCCTTCCCAAGGCAAAAAAAATCCTCTTTCCCTTAACATAGAAGAATTTTTAAACTTATTTAACGAAAAAAGCTCCCTTAGACTTCAAAATATAATTTACGGATCATATACAGGAATCAGTCCCGCAATAGCTTCGGAAATATGTTTTAGGGCCGGTTTTGATGCGTCGGTACATGGCGAAGATATTAATGCGGAAGATATTCATACACTTTTCTCAGCCTTTGCGGCGCTTATAAAAGACGTTAAAAATAACGCTTTTAGACCTGAAATAATAATAGAAACAAAAACAAACCGCATTACAGACTTCTCGCCCGTTGAGATGAAGCAGTACGGCCATATGAAAAAAGAGCATTACAATTCAATCTCGGAGCTTTTGGAAACATTCTACAGCGAACGTGACAACGCCTATCATATTAAGCAAAAAGCCCATGATATGCGCCGCATCGTCGTAAGCAATATAGAACGCTGTATAAAAAAACGTGAAATACAGGAAAAAACATTAAAAGACAACAAAAATATGGATAAATGGAAACTAAAAGGCGAACTTCTGACAGCCAACATATATTCGGTTGAAAAGGGCACAAATACGTTTAAAACAATAAACTATTATGACGAAAGCATGCCTGAGATAGAAATTTCAATCGATCCAACTCTCACGCCTTCCGAAAACGCTCAAAAATATTTTAATAAATACAACAAGGCCAAACGCACCATTGCCGCAATAAAAATACAGCAAAAACAAAATGACGAAGAGCTTGCATATCTTGAAGGCATACTTGTGGCAATAGACGCATCTACAGAGCAGGCAGATCTTGCCGATATAAGAAGCGAGCTTGTGGAAGCCGGGTATATCAGACGCAAAAAAAGCGACTCTTCAAAGAAAAATGCGAAAGTCAAAAAATCCAGCCCTCTCCATTTTGTATCTTCAGACGGGGTTGATATTTATGTTGGGAAAAGCAACATCCAAAACGACGAACTTACAATACACTTTGCTAAAAGCGACGACATATGGCTCCACACAAAAAACATACCCGGTTCACATGTAATCATATCTTTATCGGGCCGGATGTCCGTTCCCGAACAAACGCTTTTAGAAGCCGCTAACCTCGCGGCATACAACAGTAAGGCAAAAAACGGCAGCAATGTTCCGGTTGATTATTGTCCTAGAAAAAATGTAAAAAAGCCCGGAGGAGCCAAACCTGGCATGGTTATATACGAGCAATATAAAACAATCTATATAACGCCGGACGAAATAAAAGCTGAAAATATGAAGAAAGCATGA